The Salinispora tropica CNB-440 genome has a window encoding:
- a CDS encoding SGNH/GDSL hydrolase family protein — MAAAAALLMVGTPSVVANAESSAEVAKHRKTTWATSWATAVARGNSGGLTNNGLEDQTIRNIVHTTVGGSVLRVRLSNMYGEQDVEIGRATIARPDQTTPDDLSDIDPSTLRELTFGGSTSATMNQGAELISDPIDFPVGEQQDLVVTVYYPVLTGPVTFHGTSRQTSFIGDDDLTSDAGAGLSRLADCCWFFLSGIDVQRRKSPGSVVVFGDSIADGNGSTLNANKRWPDLLADRFIDARPDSRTPAVLNMSLAGNRLNHEGAEPGAGGFPGYNELGPNALARLDEDIFAQTGARAVITHLGINDIWMSDDSAEEIIASLRQINQQVKSRGLRSLVGTLTPYAGHGEPGVWTPEKEATRQTVNEYLRTSKEFDGVIDFDRVLRDPEQPSRLLPAYDSGDHIHPNDAGNKAMAGAVSLRLLGL, encoded by the coding sequence GTGGCGGCCGCCGCGGCGCTACTCATGGTGGGCACTCCCAGCGTGGTGGCGAACGCGGAATCGTCGGCCGAGGTGGCAAAGCACCGCAAGACAACCTGGGCCACGAGTTGGGCGACCGCGGTGGCCCGAGGCAATTCGGGTGGCCTGACCAACAACGGCCTTGAGGACCAGACCATCCGGAACATCGTGCACACCACGGTGGGTGGCTCGGTGCTGCGGGTCCGACTCAGCAACATGTACGGCGAGCAGGACGTCGAGATCGGTCGGGCGACCATTGCCCGGCCGGACCAGACGACGCCCGACGATCTGTCCGACATCGACCCGAGTACGCTGCGGGAGCTGACGTTCGGTGGGTCAACCTCGGCGACGATGAACCAGGGCGCCGAGCTGATCAGCGACCCGATCGACTTCCCGGTCGGTGAGCAGCAGGACCTGGTGGTCACGGTCTACTACCCGGTCCTGACCGGCCCGGTTACCTTCCACGGCACGTCCCGACAGACGAGCTTCATCGGCGACGATGATCTCACCTCGGATGCCGGTGCCGGCCTGTCGAGGCTTGCGGACTGCTGCTGGTTCTTCCTGTCCGGTATCGATGTGCAGCGCCGCAAGAGTCCCGGTTCAGTGGTGGTCTTCGGCGACTCGATCGCCGACGGTAACGGCAGCACGCTCAACGCCAACAAGCGCTGGCCGGATCTGTTGGCCGACCGGTTCATCGATGCCCGTCCGGATTCTCGGACCCCGGCCGTGCTCAATATGAGTCTCGCCGGGAACCGGCTCAACCACGAGGGTGCGGAGCCGGGAGCCGGTGGCTTCCCCGGCTACAACGAGCTGGGACCGAACGCGCTTGCCCGGCTCGACGAGGACATCTTCGCCCAGACCGGCGCCCGGGCTGTGATCACACACCTGGGTATCAACGACATCTGGATGTCCGACGACTCCGCCGAGGAGATCATCGCCTCGCTCCGGCAGATCAACCAGCAGGTTAAGTCACGTGGCCTGCGCAGCCTGGTGGGCACGTTGACGCCGTACGCGGGTCACGGCGAGCCGGGTGTGTGGACGCCGGAGAAGGAGGCGACCCGGCAGACGGTGAACGAGTATCTGCGCACCAGCAAGGAGTTCGACGGGGTCATTGACTTCGATCGGGTGCTGCGCGACCCGGAGCAGCCCAGTCGCTTGTTGCCGGCATACGACTCGGGGGATCACATTCACCCGAACGACGCCGGTAACAAGGCAATGGCCGGCGCCGTGTCGCTGCGCCTGCTCGGTCTGTGA